The Aedes aegypti strain LVP_AGWG chromosome 3, AaegL5.0 Primary Assembly, whole genome shotgun sequence genome contains a region encoding:
- the LOC5563812 gene encoding CDP-diacylglycerol--inositol 3-phosphatidyltransferase → MSTEKENIFVFVPNLIGYARIVLAIVSFYYMPTNYVVAGWCYIVSVVLDALDGHAARHFNQSTKFGAMLDQLTDRCGTMGLLVTLSYFYPKYMFWFQLSMAIDVACHWFYLHTTVLQGKTSHKFIDMSGNPIMRVYYTNRTVLGFMCLFNELFYAALYLLHFTPGPMIFGISSFKLLAMFSAPVAIVKTGISVIHGYVASMNIGVIDVAEREAQREREAAKKPQ, encoded by the exons ATGTCCACGGAAAAGGAAAACATTTTCGTCTTCGTGCCGAATTTGATTG GCTATGCCCGGATCGTACTGGCGATCGTTTCGTTTTACTACATGCCCACAAACTATGTGGTGGCCGGCTGGTGTTATATCGTGAGCGTCGTGCTGGATGCCCTCGATGGCCATGCGGCGAGACATTTCAATCAAT CCACCAAATTTGGCGCCATGCTAGACCAGCTTACCGACCGGTGCGGCACCATGGGACTGTTGGTGACGCTTAGCTATTTCTACCCGAAGTACATGTTCTGGTTCCAACTGTCGATGGCCATCGACGTCGCGTGCCATTGGTTCTACCTGCACAC GACTGTCCTGCAGGGTAAGACGTCGCACAAGTTTATCGATATGTCTGGTAATCCGATAATGCGCGTGTACTACACCAACCGAACCGTTTTGGGCTTCATGTGCTTGTTCAACGAATTATTCTACGCCGCTCTGTACTTGTTGCACTTCACTCCGGGACCGATGA TATTCGGAATATCATCGTTCAAGCTGCTGGCCATGTTCTCCGCCCCGGTGGCCATCGTCAAGACCGGCATTTCGGTGATCCACGGCTACGTTGCCAGCATGAACATCGGCGTGATCGACGTGGCCGAGCGTGAAGCTCAACGAGAACGGGAGGCCGCCAAGAAGCCACAATAA